The uncultured Bacteroides sp. DNA segment TCAAATTCTTCGGGGTTTCGGGATGAATATTCTGGCCTACGATCTTTATCCGGATCATAACTTTGCCAGAGAGCATCAGGTGGTATATACCTCACTCGACGAACTTTATCATAGTTCGGACATCATTTCGTTACATTGCCCCCTCACCGAGCAAACCAAATACCTCATTAATGATTATTCCATCAGCAAGATGAAGAATGGCGTGATGATTATCAATACCGGAAGAGGACAATTAATACATACCAATGCATTGATTGAAGGACTGAAAAACAAGAAAATCGGGTATGCCGGACTGGATGTGTACGAAGAAGAAGGTGATTACTTTTACGAAGATAAATCCGACCGCATTATGGATGATGATGTATTAGCCCGATTGCTCTCTTTCAATAACGTCATCGTAACTTCACACCAAGCTTTCTTTACGCAAGAGGCCTTGGGAAATATAGCAAACACTACGTTGCAAAATATCAAAGACTTTATAGATAAGAAGCCTTTGGCCAATGAGGTAATAAAATAAATAAAAATGAAAACAGTAATAGATAAAGCAAGCAGCCGTGGGCACTCTCAATACAATTGGCTCAACAGTTATCATACTTTCAGCTTCGATAATTACTATAATCCTGCCCGAATGAACTTTGGTGCTTTACGTGTTCTGAATGACGATTGGATAGCCTCCGGAGAAGGCTTTGAGACGCACCCTCATAAGAACATGGAAATAGTAACCATAACTTTAAAAGGGCATTTAAAACATGGGGATAGCAAAAAGAACGAACAAGTAATCACTGTAGGAGATATTCAAGTGATGAGTGCCGGGACCGGCATTTTCCATAGTGAGAAAAACAATAGTACTTCGGAGCCTGTTGAACTTCTACAAATATGGATTATGCCAAAACGAAAAGACACAAAACCTTTATATCAGGATTTTAATATCAGTGCATTAAAGAAGAAAAATGAATTGGCTCTTATTGTATCTCCGGATGGAAGCACGGATGCTAAATTGCTTCAGGATACGTGGTTCTCAATCGGTGAAATTGAAGCCGGAAAAACAGTGAATTACAAGCTACATCAACCGAACAATGGAGTATATGCATTCGTCATAGAAGGAAAAGTCCAACTTGATAATATCCTTTTATCGCGAAGAGACGGCGTTGGAATTTCTGAAACAGACACGATAGAATTACAAACTTTAGAAGAGACACATCTACTATTCATTGAGGTCCCGATGTGATAGAATGAGCATGAAAATAAACCTTGCAAATATTCGACAAGAATATACTAAAAGTGGTCTGAAAGAGAGCGATTTACCTGCAGACCCATTCACATTATTCGAAAAATGGTTAAACGAAGCGGTAGAAGCCAAAGTGGAAGAGCCTACTGCCGTTTTGGTTGGCACGGTGTCTCCCGAAGGTACTCCCTCCACACGCACCGTGTTACTGAAAGCCTTGCGCAAAGGCCAGTTTGTATTCTATACCAACTATGATAGTCGCAAAGGAAGCCATTTAGCACAGAATCCGCACATCTCCCTCTCTTTTGTTTGGCACGAATTGGAACGACAGGTACACATAGAAGGTATCGCTTCGAAAGTGTCCTCGGAAGAATCAAATGATTACTTCAAAACGCGTCCTTACAAAAGTCGCATC contains these protein-coding regions:
- a CDS encoding 2-hydroxyacid dehydrogenase, encoding MAFTIAFFGTQPYDESSFNLKNADFGFDVRYFKGHLNKNNAILTQGVDAVCIFVNDTADADIIDIMAANGVKLLALRCAGYNNVDLDAAIAAGIKVVRVPAYSPYAVAEHTVALMLSLNRRIPRATWRTRDGNFSLHGLLGFDMHGKTAGIIGTGKIAKILIQILRGFGMNILAYDLYPDHNFAREHQVVYTSLDELYHSSDIISLHCPLTEQTKYLINDYSISKMKNGVMIINTGRGQLIHTNALIEGLKNKKIGYAGLDVYEEEGDYFYEDKSDRIMDDDVLARLLSFNNVIVTSHQAFFTQEALGNIANTTLQNIKDFIDKKPLANEVIK
- a CDS encoding pirin family protein — protein: MKTVIDKASSRGHSQYNWLNSYHTFSFDNYYNPARMNFGALRVLNDDWIASGEGFETHPHKNMEIVTITLKGHLKHGDSKKNEQVITVGDIQVMSAGTGIFHSEKNNSTSEPVELLQIWIMPKRKDTKPLYQDFNISALKKKNELALIVSPDGSTDAKLLQDTWFSIGEIEAGKTVNYKLHQPNNGVYAFVIEGKVQLDNILLSRRDGVGISETDTIELQTLEETHLLFIEVPM
- the pdxH gene encoding pyridoxamine 5'-phosphate oxidase — translated: MKINLANIRQEYTKSGLKESDLPADPFTLFEKWLNEAVEAKVEEPTAVLVGTVSPEGTPSTRTVLLKALRKGQFVFYTNYDSRKGSHLAQNPHISLSFVWHELERQVHIEGIASKVSSEESNDYFKTRPYKSRIGARISPQSRPISSRVEIMRLFVAEAARWIGREVECPENWGGYEVTPTRIEFWQGRPSRLHDRFLYTSQEDKSDWKHERLAP